Genomic window (Heptranchias perlo isolate sHepPer1 chromosome 11, sHepPer1.hap1, whole genome shotgun sequence):
CACACAAGTAACAACAGCACCAACAATCACACCAGGAACTTTAACCCCAActatcacaccagaaactacatctgcaactatcacaccagaaactacaacacgAACAATCACACcggaaactacaaccccaactatcacaccagaaactacatctgcaactatcacaccagaaactacaacaccaacaatcacaccggaaactacaaccccaactaccacgcCAGAAACTACAACCCAAACAAACACAATAGAAACTGCAGCACCAACAATTACATCAGAAACTCCAATCCCAGCTATCACACCAGACACTACACCAAcaatcacaccagaaactacaacaccaacaatcacaccagacactacaccaacaatcacaccagaaactacaccaACAATCACACCTGACACTACACCAAcaatcacaccagaaactacaccaacaatcacaccagaaactacaccaacaatcacaccagaaactacaccaACAATCATACCAGAAACTACACCAAcaatcacaccagaaactacaccaacaatcacaccagaaactacaccaacaatcacaccagaaactacaccaACAATCATACCAGAAACTACACCAAcaatcacaccagaaactacaccaACAATCATACCAGAAACTACACCAAaaatcacaccagaaactactaCACCAACAATGACATCacaatctacaacaacaactaccacaccagaaactataACCCCAACTAACACTCCAGAAACAGCAACCCAAATTCTCACACCAGAAACGACAACCCCAACTATCACACCAAAAACTACAACCCCAATTACAACACAAGGAACTACAACCCCAAatatcacaccagaaactacaactccAACTtcaacaccagaaactacaaccccaaatatcacaccagaaactacaactccAACTTCAACACCAGAAACTATAACCCCAACTATCACAACAGAAGCTACAACTCCAACAAACACACCAGAAATTACAACCCCAAATACCACACCAGAAAGTACAACCCCAACTATCACACCAGaatctaaaaatccaaatatcacAACAGACACTACAGCCCCAACTATGACACCAGAAACTGCAACATCAACTACCACACCAAAATCTACAACCCCAACTATCACACCAGAATCTGCAACCCCAACTAACAGACCAGAAACTACTACCCCAACTAACAGACCAGAAACTACTACCCCAACTATCACACCAGATACTACAACCCCAATTAACACACCACAAATTACAACACCAAcaatcacaccagaaactacgaCCCGAACAAACACACCAGAAATGACAACACCAACAATCACatcagaaactacaaccccaactactaCACCAGAATCTGCAACACCAACAATCACatcagaaactacaaccccaattaacacaccagaaactacaacaccAACAACCACAACAGAAAGTATAACCCCAACTCTCACACCAGAAACAACAACACCAACAATGACACCAGAAACCACAGCCCCAACAACCACAACGGAAACTACAACACCAACAATCACACCAGATACTACAATCCTAACTAAcgcaccagaaactacaaccacaACTAtaacaccagaaactacaacaccaactatcacaccagaaactacgaCCCCAACAAACACACCAGAAATGACAACACCAACAATCACatcagaaactacaaccccaactactaCGCCAGAATCTGCAACACCAACAATGACatcagaaactacaaccccaattaACACACCGGAAACTACAACACCAACAATCACAACAGAAAGTATAACCCCAACTCTCACACCAGAAACAACAACACCAAtaatcacaccagaaactacaacaccAACAATGACACCAGAAACTACAGCCCCAACAACCACAACGGAAACTACAACACCAACAATGACACCAGAAACTACAGCCCCAACAACCACAACGGAAACTACAACACCAACAATCACACCAGAAACTAAAACCCTAACAACCACAGCAGAATCTACcaccccaactaccacaccagataCTACAACCCCAATTAACACACAAGTAACAACAGCACCAACAATCACACCAGGAACTTTAACCCCAActatcacaccagaaactacatctgcaactatcacaccagaaactacaacacgAACAATCACACcggaaactacaaccccaactatcacaccagaaactacatctgcaactatcacaccagaaactacaacaccaacaatcacaccggaaactacaaccccaactaccacaccagaaactacaacccaaACAAACACAATAGAAACTGCAGCACCAACAATTACATCAGAAACTCCAATCCCAGCTATCACACCAGACACTACACCAAcaatcacaccagaaactacaacaccaacaatcacaccagaaactacaccaacaatcacaccagaaactacaacaccaacaatcacaccagaaactacaacaccaacaatcacaccagaaactacaccaacaatcacaccagaaactacaacaccaacaatcacaccagaaactacaccaacaatcacaccagaaactacaccaACAATCATACCAGAAACTACACCAACAATCATACCAGAAACTACACCAAaaatcacaccagaaactacaccaacaatcacaccagaaactacaccaacaatcacaccagaaactacaccaACAATGACATCagaatctacaacaacaactaccacaccagaaactataACCCCAACGACCACTCCAGAAACAGCAACCCAAATTCTCACACCAGAAACGACAACCCCAACTATCACACCAAAAACTACAACCCCAATTACAACACAAGGAACTACAACCCCAAatatcacaccagaaactacaactccAACTtcaacaccagaaactacaaccccaaatACCACACCAGAAAGTACAACCCCAACTATCACACCAGaatctaaaaatccaaatatcacAACAGACACTACAGCCCCAACTATGACACCAGAAACTGCAACATCAACTAACAGACCAGAAACTACTACCCCAACTATCACACCAGAATCTGCAACCCCAACTATCACACCAGATACTACAACCCCAATTAACACACAAGTAACAACAGCACCAACAATCACACCAGGAACTTTAACCCCAActatcacaccagaaactacatctgcaactatcacaccagaaactacaacacgAACAATCACACcggaaactacaaccccaactatcacaccagaaactacatctgcaactatcacaccagaaactacaacaccaacaatcacaccggaaactacaaccccaactaccacgcCAGAAACTACAACCCAAACAAACACAATAGAAACTGCAGCACCAACAATTACATCAGAAACTCCAATCCCAGCTATCACACCAGACACTACACCAACAATCACACCGGAAACTACAACACCAAcaatcacaccagaaactacaccaacaatcacaccagaaactacaccaacaatcacaccagaaactacaccaacaatcacaccagaaactacaccaacaatcacaccagaaactacaccaACAATGACATCagaatctacaacaacaactaccacaccagaaactataACCCCAACGACCACTCCAGAAACAGCAACCCAAATTCTCACACCAGAAACGACAACCCCAACTATCACACCAAAAACTACAACCCCAATTACAACACAAGGAACTACAACCCCAAatatcacaccagaaactacaactccAACTtcaacaccagaaactacaaccccaaatACCACACCAGAAAGTACAACCCCAActatcacaccagaaactacaccaacaatcacaccagaaactacaccaacaatcacaccagaaactacaccaACAATCACACCAGAAACCAGAACACCAACAATCACAGCagaatctacaacaacaactatCACACCAGAAACTATGACCCCAACAAACACACCAGAAACTGCAACATCAACTAACAGACCAGAAACTACTACCCCAACTATCACACCAGAATCTGCAACCCCAACTATCACACCAGATACTACAACCCCAATTAACACACCAGAAATTACAACACCAAcaatcacaccagaaactacgaCCCCAACAAACACACCAGAAATGACAACACCAACAATCACATCAGAAACTACAACCCGAACTACTACACCAGAATCTGCAACACCGACAATCACatcagaaactacaaccccaactctCACACCAGAAAAAACAACACCAACAATCACAACAGAAAGTATAACCCCAACTCTCACACCAGAAACAACAACACCAAtaatcacaccagaaactacagccCCAACAACCACAACGGAAACTACAACACCAACAATCACACCAGATACTACAACCCTAACTAAcgcaccagaaactacaaccacaacaaacacaccagaaactacaactccAACTAtaacaccagaaactacaacaccAACAATCACACCAGAAACTAAAACCCTAACAACCACAGCAGAATCTACcaccccaactaccacaccagataCTACAACCCCAATTAATACACAAGTAACAACAGCACCAACAATCACACCTGAAACTTTAACCCCAACTATCACACAAGAAACTACAACACCAACAATCACATCGG
Coding sequences:
- the LOC137326858 gene encoding probable serine/threonine-protein kinase clkA produces the protein HPKRPHQQSHQKIQPQLPKQKLQSQQPHQKLQPKLYLQLSHQKLHLQLSHQKLQHQQNDNPNYHTKNYNPNYNTRNYNPKYHTRNYKSNFNTRNYNSNFNTRNYNPNYHNRSYNSKKHTRNYNPKYHTRKNDNPNYHTKNYNPNYNTRNYNPKYHTRNYNSNFNTRNYNPKYHTRNYNSNFNTRNYNPNYHNRSYNSNKHTRNYNPKYHTRKNYTNNHTRNYTNNHTRNYTNNDIRIYNNNYHTRNYNPNDHSRNSNPNSHTRNDNPNYHTKNYNPNYNTRNYNPKYHTRNYNSNFNTRNYNPKYHTRKNYICNYHTRNYNTNNHTGNYNPNYHTRNYICNYHTRNYNTNNHTGNYNPNYHARNYNPNKHNRNCSTNNYIRNSNPSYHTRHYTNNHTGNYNTNNHTRNYTNNHTRNYTNNHTRNYTNNHTRNYTNNHTRNYTNNDIRIYNNNYHTRNYNPNDHSRNSNPNSHTRNDNPNYHTKNYNPNYNTRNYNPKYHTRNYNSNFNTRNYNPKYHTRKYNPNYHTRNYTNNHTRNYTNNHTRNYTNNHTRNQNTNNHSRIYNNNYHTRNYDPNKHTRNCNIN